Part of the Henckelia pumila isolate YLH828 chromosome 2, ASM3356847v2, whole genome shotgun sequence genome is shown below.
ATATGTAATAATTAATTGGAGTCTTCGACTTTGTTTACTCATTTTTCATGCATAAGCAGTTGGTGGTGGTACAAAGGAAGAACAACTATTCCTTTATTTGGATATTCAATTTTGTTGATTATCATATCTCTTTGCGTTTTGGAGTCGTTAATGTATActtgtttgatgaataaaatacCATCACTTTAATATTGgagtacttgggaggggatcagTCTCCCAATATTTTGTCTCATAGTGAAGTCCTAATCCCACTTGATATGTGGTGAGGTATCCCAGgactttcattatttttttgtcCTGACTTCTTACATCGTCATAAGTTAAAATATCTTGTGGGGCTGGCCAAGCCTATTATTTTTGGGGAGTTTTTTTTATGACTTCTAGTGTCTATGACGTTCAAGTCATGATTAAGCGTTAGTATAGGAGAGGAGATATGATATGCTTTTGACAAAATAATCTGCTTGTATAACAAAATAATCATATTAGTTGAAAACTGTACCACATAATTGTAATAGAAAAATATAAAGAAAATATGTTAATAACAAAAAAGGTAAATATAGCCTATTATTGGAGAGAGTTGCAGTTTATGCATAAAACTTATTCAGGTTGGCCACGTTCCAATGTTTGGAAAGTATTCTTCCATCTAAATGTTGGAAACGATATGTTCCCATCGTCACAATCTCAATTACTTTGTACGGGCCTTCCCATTTTGAGTCCAATTTACTCACAGACTTCAAGATGTTAGATTTTCTCAAGACAAGGTCTCCTACTTGAAAAGACCTTGGTTTGAATCTATCATTGTATGCTTTAGTCATGCAAGCTCGATATATTTCAGCTCGTGTCGAAGCTTCATCTCTTAGTTCATCCACCAAGTCCAATTAAACTCGGAGGGCTTAATCAATCTCAGATGAAGTGTATTGTTTCACTCACTATGATTACTCTCCCCTTCTGCAGGACCCACAGCTTTCGCTTCGTAGGCTAGGTTGAAAAAGGATTCTCCAGTTGAAGAGCGTGGAGTGATTCGATATGCCCATAGAACACTTGGCAACTCATCTACCCATTTCCCTTTGGCATTTCCTAGGCGTGTTTTGAGTTGCTGTAGAATGGTCCGATTGGTGACCTCGGTTTGCCCATTGGCTTGAGGATTCCCGACAGAAGTGAAGAACTGCTTGATAGAAAGTTCTTTGCACCAGTCTTTTATCTTCGCTCCATAGAATTGAGTTCCATTGTCCGAAATCAGGGTTTTCGGGATGCCAAATCTGCATTTATATTCTTCCATAAAAAATTGATTACTTCTCTATCAGATATTTTGGCCAATGGCTCAGCTTCGacccatttggtgaaataatccaTAGCAACTATTAGAAATTTTCTTTGTCCGATAGCAGAAGAAAAATGACCTACCAAATCCATTTCCCATtgagaaaaaggtaaaagacTTTTTAGGGGCTGCAAGATTGTAGCCGGCTAATGATGGAAGTTAACATGCTCTTGACATGCGTGGAAACATTTCGCTAACTCGATAGCGTCTTGATTCATCGTTGGCCAGAAATATTCTTGGCGTAGTGTTTTCTCCGCAAGAGCTCTACCGGCTAAATGATTTCCAcatattttttcatgaatttcacggAGCACATAGTTTCCTTTGGCTGACGTTAGACACTTTAGGTAAGGTGAAGAGAAGCTTCTTTTGTACAGCTCTCCGTCAATGATCGTGAACCGGACAGCTCTTACTTTAAGTTTTCGAGCCTCGACTTGGTTAGCAGGTAGGTTATCTCGCATCAAGTAGTCGACTATTTCATCTTTCCAACAAGGTTCTTCGCTATCAACACAGAGGATTGTAACATTACTTCCATCAGTTTCTTCCCTGCCATATGTTAGGAATGTTATCTTCCTATTATCAATGTTGGCCAAGGAGCTTGATAACTTGGCATGGCAGTCCGCTGACTCATTTTCCACTCTAGGTATCTGCTTTACATCGTAGCTGTCTAAACGCGAGAGAAGCTCATTCACTTGAGTGAAGTATCCAAGAATTTTATCTTCCTTCGCTTCATAATTTTCATTAACCTGACTGACGATAAGTTgatagtcactgtgtatcgtCAGTATTTTTGCTCCTACAGACAGAGCCAATGTAATTCCCATGATGAAAGTTTCATATTCTGCCTCATTATTTGTTGCAGGGAATAGAAATTTAATGGCATATTGAATATTTATCTCCCTGTGGGCTCTCCACAACTATACCTGCGCCGCTTTTTGTAGATGTTGATGAACCGTCGACATAAACCATCCATGTTGGGGTGGAGATTTCTTCTTGATTTACTGTCATCTCTACTATAAAATCAGCCAAAATCTGTGCTTTAATCGCTGGATGCGGGCGATATTCAATTCCATATTGACTCAGCTCTACAACCCACTTAACCATTCTTCCTGATGCTTTAGGGCTTGAGATAATTTGTTTGAGAGGATGATTGGTGAGTACAATTACTGGGTGAGATTGAAAGTAAGGACACAATTTTCTTGCTACAGTAACCAAGCCATTGCCTGTTTTTTGATCTTCgtatatcttaattctgctTCGTGTAAAGTTCGACTGATGTAGTAAACTTGTTTGTGCTCATGTCCTACTTCAGAGACCAATACTGCACTTAGCTCCTCCGCGGATATTGCTAGATAAATCAGCAAGGTGTCACCTTATTTTGGTTTTACCAACAGCGACGGAGAGGTCAGATGTCTTTCAAATCGCCAAATGCTTGTTGGCACTCTTCTGTCCATCGAAAACCTTTTTCGctcctcaaaatttttaagaatggTGAACCTTTGTCTGCAGATCTTGAGATAAATCGGTTGAGGGCGGCCAAATGTCATGTTAATTCTTGGATGCCTTTCACACTATTCGGGAGATTCATGCTTAAAATTTCTCTGATTTTTTTAGGGTTGACCtctattcctcgttctgacaccATGTAACCAAGGAATTTGCCTTCTCGTACACCAAAAGTGCATTTATCCGGATTAAGTTTCATCATGTATTTTTTGAGTATACTGAAGCATTTCCCAAGATCTTCCAAGTGATTAGATGCTTGGTTACTTTTGACGAGCATGTCatctataaaaaaattcatgtttCGTCCGATTAAGTGTTCGAACATGGTATTTACCAGACGTTGATAGGTAGCTCCAGCATTTTTCAGCCAAAACAGCATAACATCATAGCAATAAATTCCCCGATCAGTGATGAAACTTGTTTTTTACTGGTCTTCTGGCGCTAGGTTTGTCTGATTGTATCCTTGATATGCGTCAAGAAAAGTGAGTAGCTCACATCCTGCTGTCGAATCGACTAATAAGTCAATTTGTGGGGAGTGGAAACGGATCTTTGGGGCATGTCTTATTGAGATCAGTGAAATCTGTACACAAACGTCACTTTCCTCCGGGTTTCTGAACTAAGACAACATTTGCAAGCCAATCTGGGTATGAAACTGACCTGATGTATTTTGCCGCTAAGAGTTTTTCCACTTCAGCGGCTATATGTCGATTTTTCTCTGGGCCAAATGCTCTTTTATTTTGCTTCACTGATCTCATTTTTTGATCAAAATGGAGGTGATGGAGCGCATGTTCATGAGGTATTTCGGGTAGAGGCTCATCACCCCAGGCAAACACGTCCAAGTTGCGACCGAGGAAATTTTTCAGCTTCTCTTCCAATTTAGGAGGTAAATTCGGTCCCGATCTTCAGGTCTTCTTGGGATCTTTTGGAATGATTTCTATGTGCTTTAGAGTTTTGGTTGTTGTTATTCTTTCTTTGCTCTCAACTTCTTCATCCACCAAATATATCCCGTTTTCATGCAAAAGTTTTTTGGGTTTCGACACTCTTTCCTCACTAGAAACttgttgtagtgacccaacccggatccactactaatcaaagtttaaagttaaattaagcatgcaataaacagTAATCAGAGATACATTGCagaaacttaaaataaatactggtcgacagaatacaaccgactaacAAAACAATTCGATATACAACCCGATCGAATGATTCTTAGCAACAAAATTTCCTACAGCTAAGTCCTGCTGTCTCTTCTTGGTCACCGGCTACTCCGAGTTTCTGAGCGCACTACCTGCACCTGAACCCGTCGAATGGGTGTCCAGAAAACATAGAAAATGCTGGACATGAGAActaaagctcagtacgagagtacaaatatacacatgctatgaatgcaaatacaaatgcatatgAATGGGTACCGGGAACCTATCATAGATAGAACACTGCTCAGTCAAAGGTgccttggtatgtagcacgctgggccgtcgcatcaggagttGGCTTCCATACCATAAAACCGTGGATATAACCGGATCCAAATCCATGAAATCCAACCATTAACATAtacggggctgagcgacccctactACGACTATGCAATTAAGACATAAAGCTCAACGTGTccatgcatgcagcataatatccaTGGCATAAAAAATGCACATATAATCAATGACACATAAACATTCAAACATATGATATGTATATTCTACCAGGATATCTTGGATAATAAGTCTGTACCTTACTAAAGGCAGTTCTAGAAGCATCCCTCTAGATTctaagcctatcatcagctctaaaATGCAAAGTACCTATGCATCATTAacaatgctctaaaagccataactaagctatttcctactccttaatatttttaggaagtcaaagctatacctgtgtcCATCGTCAGTCCCTGATGGTGACAGtcccaaaacttaggcacagctccgctactatcCCCGTAGCGCCTTGCCCCTTCCGGCTTGTCAATAGGAAGCCTAGAAAGCCCCTAAAAGCTAAAAGACTAATAAGAAGAAGAGAGGAGAAGGGAACTTGGTGCATCTCAAAATGAGCTCGACACCCCCTTATATAGGTGGAGATCGGAGCGTCTGATCTtgagttcggagcctctgatccgGATCGGAGCGTCGGATCCCTGCGTCTGATCTCTCTCAGCCAACCACGTGTCTAGCTTCCAGAGGACGCCTGCCGACACtagttcggagccttcgatccaccttcggagcgtctgaAGTCCCCTAAGTGACGTCATCAATGACGAATTATTTCCGGACAGCTGGCCATGCaagatcggagcctccaaacccaTCAGAGCGTCCGTTCTTTAGGTAATGGCTCCGTTCTAGGTTCGGTGTATCCGATccctccgaaccctcggaaccttcccaaccattttcgagtgttctggatctaTTTTTGAATTCCTTAAACCCTTTtagaaatcccttaatcatgttttactcaaactaaacatgatcacttgattaattatcgattaatcattatttttgggtacgggttactacacttGTCTTTTCTGATTTCCTGATAAACCCCGTAGAGTCACtgcatgacactctttgtctaGACAATTGTCTCCAATGGCTTCTCCTACTCCTCTGGGATTCAGAAACTTTAGCTTCATATGATAGGTCGATTCGATGGCTTGGAAAATACTGAGACTCAGTCGTCCCAAGATCACATTGTATGCAGATGAAGACTTTACTACGAGGAATTTCACAATCTTAGTAGATCATTTGGGGTAAGAACCCAAGGAAAGAGAAAGCATTATTTCTCCCAAAACTTCAACTATTTCTTCGGAAAACCCGACTAGTGGAGTGTTGACTGGCGTTAACTATACATTGCTAATACCCAGCTTGACGAAcatcatgaaaaattatgtcgGCCAAAATTCCGAAGTCCACTAAAATTTTCTTTACCCAAAAATTGGAGATTGTGGCTGAGATGACTAAGACATCATTATGAGTATCCCTTTGGTTTCCAGATCGTTGTTGCTGAATGATAATCCGCCTTGGATGGTTATAATTTCATACATTGGCAGGGATGTGGGGCTGGACAAATTGTTGGTTCTTTGCTGCCTGTAGAAGGGCTTTTCTTGCATTGTTCGAGTTGCCACAAGCAGGTCCCCCAGTTATTACGGAGATTACGCTTCCGATGGGAAAATTTTCATCTGCTCGTTCATGATGTTTCCCGATTTCATCATGACGCTTCTGATGGTCACGTTTTTATTGTTCATCCCAGCACCTATCATCTTATTTTCACCGCGGTACTTGTctacaaaatttttcaaatgttCGCGATTTATGAGTTTTTCAATTTCTGCTCGCAAACTAAAGCAATCTTCTGTAGTATGGCGTTTATCCTTGTGAAAATGACAGTATTTGTCTGAACGTTGGCGTTTTGGGTTATTTTGCATTGGGCGAGGGGGACGAAACAATCCTTGTTTTTCTACTACCACCAATATATCGATCAGACGTGCATTGAGGGGTATATTCTGGAGGCGGGGGCTCTGTGCTGCTCGCTTCTCGTCTCGCCTTCTAATATTTGGTTTATCTTCTTCTCTctttattttattcaagtagtTTGGCTCTATAGATTCTTCAACCCGTAAGTATTTCTCAGCTCTTTCCAGCAATTCCTCTAGGTTTTTGGGTGGCTTTCCCGTTATTGATTCCTTGAAATTCCGATGGCGCAAGTTTTGCTGCATCATTCCAGCTAACAAATCATGGTTCACGTATAAGACCTCGTGAACCGCATGAGTAAACCGCTGAACATAGTCCCTCAAACTTTTCCCTTCTTTCTGAATGACTGTAAACAGATACGCTGCTGTTTTCGGTTATTtcttgttaattgagaattgttggatGAAGCAGTCGGTAAGTTGTTCTAAATTGGAGATGGATCCAGAGGGTAGCTTATTAACCATGTGAGTGCTCTTCCTGTTAATGTTGTTCGAAATATTTTATAGTATGCAACATCCGTGATGTCATACAAATTTGCTTTTACGTAAAACTTGTCAATATGGTCTTGGGGATCACTCgttccatcgaactcaggtaAGCTGAGGATTTTGACCTCCTTTGGTAACACTTCAGATAGGATGTCGTTTTTTGAAAGGGATTCGACGCGACGACAAGATTGTTGACGAATTCTCTCCAGTTACATATGCGTGAGACCCATCTTTTCGGGTTGGATTAGTGGTTTGTTTTTGTCAGAGATGTCGTGAACTGTGTGATCACTTGGTTCACCGTCTTTAtgagtagtatttttcttggCCCCCTTAGGATCTTTGTCATTCACTTTAGACTTAGTTTTCTTTGGGTCTTCTTTATCAGGGTCACGAGATGATGAGCCTTCACTCCGAGCCTTCTTCTTGGTGCTTTGGCGCTTACGGGATCCAGGAACTGAGCAACTGCTTCTGTTGCTGCGCGTGCGGCTGTGTTTTTCATTAACGCAGTCAAGACTTCCTGGGTGAGAGTAATGTTTGGTGGTACATTTTCATTGCATTATTTCCTTGAAAcatttttgaagtaatatgtGCTCTCAATGACGTAGAGAACAGGTTTCCACAGGcggcgccaagctgatgtagccaaaaaattGCTTTTACCCGACAGGTTTCTTCCGCAAAATCCAGAGTATCAACAGTTCTTTGTACTTTCATAGTCGAAGTCTTCAATGAGTTGTTCATACGTAGAGCTGTCAAACGGGCCAACCtatggcggggcgggccggcccaccaaaaacccacATTTTGGCGGGTCGATGGCGGGACGACCCACCATCCTGGCGGGCTAGAAATCCTcaactcaacccaacccaaggtgggttgcgggttaggcgggccgACCCGCGGGTTGGATcatgacaaataaaaataaataaataatattataattaattatagatatcatttcataaataaatattaatagaaacatattaataaaaattttaattattgatttcatgtgtgtaaattttatataaagtaattaatacaaaaaaatcataacttttattaaaaaaatacatatataagaataaaaataaaaataaataattaattttccagGCCCTccatctaggcccaccttttgttgggttgaaaaaatttcaacccagcccacttaaattgtgtgaCGGGCCGGGCTAACCCGCCGAGtttaacccaaattgacggctctattcatacgtcacaaaacaaagtcagaaGAGTCGGGAGAGTTTTTAGCGAAGACACTCCAACGCTCAAGTCAGTGATTACTCAAagaataataatcgagagtagagcgTTATAGTGCTAAGAAAaatgtgtaccttaataatgggGTGACTTgaactatttatagatattcgaaGAGTTTCATAGGTTTGaacctcttatgggcttttgtagaattcagggtctgtttaaattaaatataaataatacttaAATAATCTTGAGCCTCAAAAATATTCGGAGTGGACCTTTATGATTGGGCAGAGATCCAGTCAAATTTTTAGATGTAAcccatcaatatatatatatttatttattttgtttttttttcctttgtaTGTAATTCCTCAACGTTGGTATGTACATTAGggaaatatattttatgaatAATATCATCCAAACATTATTGTAAGCTTTTACGTTACCCGATAATGAGATAATTTCATCATACTTTTACAAATACTACCATAATGATGTATTTAAGGTTTgagatttattaatatttttgagatttactgaaaaaataataaacctCACATGTTTTTATAGATCTCAACCGTTAAATCcacattaaaattttttgtatatACATTTAAGATATGATTTACCGAACGAACGTGAGCTGTTGTTTTCGGTCACTAATTATAATTTCACAAGCCACCAATTAGCGTGGCATTTAATTTCGAGTCTTGGTCCACAAACATAGGCATGCCGATTTGCATGTTTGCTTTATTCACGCCCCTAGCGAGCTCCGGAAGCTCGGCACTTATTTCTCATTCTAATAGCATGCAATCGGCAAAGGATATGTCATCCACTTTCGACACGAGCATCGGCGGCCGCAGTGGAGAAGGACCCGGTACGGCGGCGTACGAGAGGTGAGCGAGTTGGTTTCCGGCAATCCGGTGGTGGTTTTCGCCGTCAAGGGGTGTTGCATCTGCCACGCGGTGAAGCAGCTGCTCTTCGGGATCGGTGTCGCACCCGACATAGTCGAGCTCGCAAGCGATGCGTCGGACCCGGACATCAAAGCAGCCGTCTTGCGCCGTATTCCTCGGGTTTTCCTTGATGAAATAATGTCTTTCTTCTGTACAATAATATGTTCACATATTATAAGTAGCCTATTAATAAGTGATGCTTCATTTTGCGATTTGCCATTTGGGCTACAGTTATAGGGTTTTCCTTGTGATAGTGTGGCAAACATCTTACAAATTTTAAACAGGTCAAGatctaattaatatataaatacatatatattttggaGCTGGTCAATTTCGTGGATTTATATCTGCGAAACGATCGATCCACAACTCATATTTATAatcgaaaataatattttgacacgaa
Proteins encoded:
- the LOC140878010 gene encoding uncharacterized protein encodes the protein MVKWVVELSQYGIEYRPHPAIKAQILADFIVEMTVNQEEISTPTWMVYVDGSSTSTKSGAGAKILTIHSDYQLIVSQVNENYEAKEDKILGYFTQVNELLSRLDSYDVKQIPRVENESADCHAKLSSSLANIDNRKITFLTYGREETDGSNVTILCVDSEEPCWKDEIVDYLMRDNLPANQVEARKLKVRAVRFTIIDGELYKRSFSSPYLKCLTSAKGNYVLREIHEKICGNHLAGRALAEKTLRQEYFWPTMNQDAIEFGIPKTLISDNGTQFYGAKIKDWCKELSIKQFFTSVGNPQANGQTEVTNRTILQQLKTRLGNAKGKWVDELPSVLWAYRITPRSSTGESFFNLAYEAKAVGPAEGESNHSE